In Ictalurus punctatus breed USDA103 chromosome 3, Coco_2.0, whole genome shotgun sequence, the following are encoded in one genomic region:
- the btbd6a gene encoding BTB/POZ domain-containing protein 6-A, with protein sequence MRSKALGSGTVRLEAAEGEWSRQRSFPVLTEESCGHHGRIMKGLAFFLLLPAALKKSRKAAKSSGRASTCLTAAGTASLRKMKPAAEVQEVTGKSRSTALTLPEEECRSTAAQSDSTAPSSAENCAGETHAQRGHTHTNLRDRNAVMFNNEHMADVHFIVGPPGATQKVPAHKYVLAVGSSVFSAMFYGDLAEGDSEIQIPDVEPAAFLILLKYLYTDEIELEAETVMGTLYAAKKYLVSALVGACVRFLESRLEAGNAFALLSHSRALDESELVQSCWRVIDAQAELALRSDGFLQLDWGTLESVLRRDSLNANESSVLQAALAWAEAECQRRGMSATASNKRAVLGEALHLLRLPAMTLAEFANGVAQFEFLTPQETRDIFLWFTAAEKPRLDFPVSPRTGLEPQRCRRFRSSASRSNQWRYHGRCDSIRFAADRRVFVAGLGLYGSSERECEYGVRIELKRQEEMLAQRSTKFVSDGSSLAFVVFFEQPVQVEPDVFYTVSAVLDGTELSYFGQDGMTEVRCGTVTFQFQSSSDSTNGTGVEAGQIPELVFYT encoded by the exons ATGAGGAGTAAGGCGCTTGGGAGCGGGACGGTGCGGCTGGAGGCGGCGGAGGGAGAGTGGAGCAGACAGCGGAGTTTTCCGGTCCTAACCGAGGAGTCATGCGGACATCACGGCCGGATCATGAAGGGGCTCGCGTTCTTCCTCCTGCTGCCGGCGGCGCTCAAAAAGTCCAGGAAAGCTGCAAAGAGCTCCGGCAGAGCGTCGACCTGCTTGACCGCCGCCGGCACCGCGTCCCTGAGGAAGATGAAACCCGCCGCGGAGGTGCAGGAGGTCACCGGGAAGAGCCGGAGCACCGCACTGACTCTGCCCGAGGAGGAGTGCCGCAGCACGGCAGCGCAGAGTGACAGCACCGCACCGAGCAGCGCGGAGAACTGCGCCGGGGAAACACACGCACAgcggggacacacacacaccaacctcCGCGACAG aAACGCGGTGATGTTCAATAACGAACACATGGCAGATGTGCACTTCATCGTCGGTCCGCCAGGAGCGACACAGAAAGTTCCAGCACACAAG TACGTCCTGGCTGTCGGGAGCTCCGTTTTCAGCGCCATGTTTTATGGCGACCTTGCCGAGGGAGACTCCGAGATCCAGATACCAGATGTGGAACCGGCTGCTTTTTTAATCCTGCTCAA GTACTTGTACACCGATGAGATCGAGCTCGAGGCAGAGACCGTCATGGGGACGCTCTACGCAGCCAAGAAGTACCTTGTGTCTGCGCTGGTCGGCGCTTGCGTGCGCTTCCTGGAGTCGAGGCTGGAGGCGGGTAACGCTTTTGCATTGCTTTCTCACAGTCGTGCGCTGGACGAGTCCGAGTTGGTGCAGAGCTGTTGGCGGGTCATCGACGCCCAGGCTGAGCTGGCGCTGAGATCCGACGGCTTCCTCCAACTCGACTGGGGTACGCTAGAGAGCGTCCTGCGACGCGACTCGCTAAACGCTAACGAATCCTCCGTGCTGCAGGCGGCACTGGCGTGGGCTGAGGCAGAGTGCCAGCGGCGTGGCATGAGTGCCACAGCTTCGAACAAGCGAGCCGTCCTAGGTGAAGCGCTTCACCTTTTACGCCTGCCTGCCATGACGCTAGCAGAGTTTGCTAATGGCGTGGCACAATTTGAATTCCTGACTCCGCAGGAGACGCGCGATATCTTCCTCTGGTTCACCGCAGCTGAGAAACCGAGGCTGGATTTTCCCGTGTCGCCGAGGACGGGGCTCGAGCCGCAGCGGTGCAGACGATTCCGTTCCTCGGCGTCCCGAAGCAATCAATGGCGATACCACGGACGATGCGACAGCATCAGGTTCGCGGCTGATCGGCGCGTTTTCGTGGCCGGACTCGGACTTTACGGATCCAGCGAACGGGAATGCGAGTACGGCGTCCGCATCGAGCTGAAGAGGCAAGAAGAGATGCTTGCACAGAGGTCGACGAAGTTCGTATCGGACGGTTCGAGTTTGGCGTTCGTCGTGTTTTTTGAGCAGCcggtgcaggtggaaccggacGTTTTCTACACGGTCAGCGCCGTTTTGGACGGAACCGAGCTTAGCTACTTCGGACAAGACGGCATGACGGAGGTCCGCTGCGGAACAGTCACCTTCCAGTTCCAGAGCTCGTCAGACAGCACCAATGGGACAGGGGTGGAGGCGGGGCAGATTCCAGAACTCGTCTTCTACACGTGA